A genomic region of Colius striatus isolate bColStr4 chromosome 20, bColStr4.1.hap1, whole genome shotgun sequence contains the following coding sequences:
- the LOC104563713 gene encoding C-C motif chemokine 3, translated as MKVLAAALVALLLVASCSPSEAHLDGVPTSCCFTYQQRPIPRSLISSAYTTSSNCAKPGVILVTKRKKKELCADPQAPWVQAHLKHFETPKN; from the exons ATGAAGGTCTTGGCAGCCGCCTTGGTCGCTCTCCTGCTCGTGgcctcctgctccccatccGAGGCTCATCTTG ACGGCGTTcccaccagctgctgcttcacctACCAGCAACGCCCCATCCCCCGGAGCCTCATCAGCTCTGCCTACACCACCAGCAGCAACTGTGCCAAGCCAGGAGTGAT cctggtcaccaaaaggaagaagaaggagctgTGTGCAGACCCCCAGGCACCCTGGGTGCAGGCACACCTGAAGCACTTTGAGACCCCAAAGAACTGA